A window of Fictibacillus halophilus contains these coding sequences:
- the qcrB gene encoding menaquinol-cytochrome c reductase cytochrome b subunit, with translation MLQKIYDWVDERLDITPLWRDVADHEVPEHVNPAHHFSAFVYCFGGLTFFITVIQILSGMFLTMYYVPDIVNAWESVYYLQNEVAFGVIVRGMHHWGASLVIVMMFLHTLRVFFQGAYKKPRELNWVVGVLIFFVMLGLGFTGYLLPWDMKALFATKVGIEIAMTIPVVGPIAKTFLAGGEIIGAQTLTRFFAIHVFFLPAALLGLMGAHFLMIRKQGISGPL, from the coding sequence ATGCTACAAAAGATTTATGACTGGGTAGATGAGCGCCTGGATATTACGCCGCTTTGGAGAGATGTTGCAGACCATGAAGTACCTGAACACGTAAACCCCGCACATCATTTTTCTGCGTTTGTTTACTGTTTTGGTGGATTAACTTTCTTCATCACGGTTATCCAAATTCTTTCAGGTATGTTCTTAACGATGTACTATGTACCTGATATCGTGAATGCTTGGGAATCCGTATATTACCTGCAAAATGAAGTGGCATTTGGAGTTATCGTACGCGGAATGCACCACTGGGGCGCGAGCCTTGTTATCGTAATGATGTTTCTACATACATTGCGCGTATTTTTCCAGGGAGCTTATAAGAAGCCAAGAGAATTAAACTGGGTTGTTGGAGTACTTATTTTCTTTGTTATGTTAGGTTTAGGTTTTACAGGTTATCTATTGCCTTGGGATATGAAAGCGCTATTTGCGACTAAAGTAGGAATTGAGATCGCAATGACGATTCCTGTTGTTGGTCCAATCGCAAAGACGTTCCTTGCCGGCGGAGAGATTATCGGAGCACAGACGCTTACGCGATTCTTTGCGATCCACGTATTCTTCCTTCCTGCAGCATTGTTAGGCTTGATGGGTGCCCATTTCTTAATGATCCGTAAACAAGGTATTTCCGGACCGTTGTAA
- a CDS encoding ReoY family proteolytic degradation factor, with amino-acid sequence MSSTVSVLEKKDFIKWFLNHYQLKKRECVWLLNYLVSDDQLMEKVHFVEKAEYCPKAIIMSTQCTDGVPFRFYKQNVLTTDAEKSFHDIRLNQEEEIYLELNFNASRLTPEYASVLEENPHLPQNMSMDKKYGIWAEMVLEKSIETYRKNDIMAKIDAALDQKDYDSFTKWTNELKNLEKQPS; translated from the coding sequence ATTTTATCAAATGGTTCCTTAATCATTATCAGTTAAAGAAGCGCGAATGTGTTTGGTTATTAAACTATTTAGTTAGTGATGACCAACTGATGGAGAAGGTACATTTTGTAGAGAAAGCTGAATATTGTCCAAAGGCCATAATCATGTCAACTCAATGCACAGACGGAGTCCCATTCCGTTTTTACAAACAAAATGTTCTAACGACTGATGCCGAAAAATCATTTCATGACATCCGCTTGAACCAAGAGGAAGAGATCTATCTTGAACTTAATTTTAACGCATCACGTCTGACGCCCGAGTACGCATCTGTATTAGAAGAAAACCCGCACTTGCCACAGAATATGTCGATGGACAAAAAATATGGCATATGGGCGGAAATGGTATTAGAGAAGTCGATTGAAACCTATCGCAAGAATGATATTATGGCAAAGATCGATGCAGCATTAGACCAAAAAGATTATGATAGCTTTACAAAATGGACCAATGAACTAAAAAACTTAGAAAAACAGCCATCCTAG
- a CDS encoding YpiF family protein, producing MKWKTKDADVFLKSGEYVDSILIPLTPVSFSNDFKSSVTMSEYTELLTSEIERQLHGRLFLSPNFTYVKNEGALDLLTSFLEHVKNSGHFKHIFLMTSDVYWKEFEQQLSGQLFWVPALPLETMDEKYKLEVIKEQVKPLFQLIFNDWQRSINS from the coding sequence ATGAAATGGAAAACTAAAGACGCAGATGTATTCTTAAAGTCTGGTGAGTATGTAGATTCGATCTTAATTCCGCTAACACCAGTCAGCTTCTCTAACGACTTCAAATCGAGTGTGACGATGTCAGAGTATACAGAACTATTAACATCAGAGATCGAGCGTCAGCTGCATGGCAGATTGTTTTTATCACCTAATTTTACATACGTAAAAAATGAAGGTGCTCTTGATCTATTAACTAGTTTCTTAGAGCATGTAAAAAATTCAGGGCATTTTAAACATATCTTTCTGATGACAAGTGATGTGTATTGGAAGGAATTTGAGCAGCAACTTTCTGGACAATTATTTTGGGTACCCGCTCTGCCGCTTGAGACAATGGACGAGAAGTATAAATTAGAAGTGATAAAAGAGCAGGTAAAACCGTTGTTTCAGCTAATTTTCAACGATTGGCAGAGGAGTATAAATTCGTAA
- a CDS encoding ubiquinol-cytochrome c reductase iron-sulfur subunit encodes MSKEDISRRQFLNYTLTGVGGFMAAGMLMPMVRFALDPILKEGTDQELVAVTSMEEIANEPKRFDFKIKQKDGWYESDVTQSAWVYKAKNGDIIALSPICKHLGCTVDWNTDPSHPNQFFCPCHLGRYTKDGTNVKGTAPLAPLDVYDSQVKDGKLYLGKAKPRKGA; translated from the coding sequence ATGTCAAAGGAAGATATTTCAAGACGTCAGTTCTTAAACTACACATTAACTGGCGTTGGTGGATTTATGGCTGCCGGCATGCTTATGCCAATGGTCCGTTTCGCCCTTGATCCGATTCTAAAAGAGGGAACAGATCAAGAATTGGTAGCGGTTACGAGCATGGAAGAGATCGCTAACGAACCAAAGCGTTTCGATTTTAAAATCAAACAAAAAGATGGCTGGTACGAGTCTGATGTCACTCAATCTGCCTGGGTTTATAAAGCGAAGAATGGTGATATTATCGCACTTTCTCCAATCTGTAAACATCTAGGTTGTACGGTAGACTGGAATACAGATCCATCACACCCTAACCAGTTCTTCTGTCCTTGCCACTTAGGCCGTTACACGAAGGATGGAACTAATGTTAAGGGAACTGCACCTCTTGCACCACTTGATGTATATGACAGCCAGGTGAAAGATGGAAAGCTTTATTTAGGAAAGGCAAAACCAAGAAAGGGGGCGTAA
- a CDS encoding menaquinol-cytochrome c reductase cytochrome b/c subunit: MHRGKGMKFVGDSRVPAERKPNIPKDYSEFPGKTEAFWPNFLLKEWMVGAVFLIGYLILTIVHESPLEKKADPTDAGYIPLPDWYFLFLYQLLKYKYAAGDYVLIGTVIIPGLAFGALMLAPFLDKGLERRPSKRPIATGLMLLGLISVTYLTWESVVTHDWEKAKTQGKIVDVSFDENDPGYKIYQKQSCVGCHGNTLSGGASGPSLIGTGLKPEEIMKIAKEGKPPGMPPNAFKGSDDELKQLAEFISKLEQK, encoded by the coding sequence ATGCATCGCGGTAAAGGAATGAAGTTTGTCGGTGACTCTCGTGTCCCTGCTGAGCGCAAGCCGAATATTCCTAAAGACTATTCGGAGTTTCCGGGAAAAACGGAAGCGTTCTGGCCAAACTTTCTTTTAAAAGAATGGATGGTAGGAGCTGTATTCTTGATCGGATACCTCATACTGACAATCGTCCATGAATCTCCTTTGGAGAAAAAAGCAGATCCTACCGATGCTGGATATATTCCTCTACCAGACTGGTACTTCCTATTTTTATACCAGCTTCTGAAGTACAAGTATGCGGCAGGGGATTATGTTCTTATCGGTACTGTTATTATACCGGGTCTAGCATTTGGTGCGTTAATGCTTGCGCCATTCTTAGACAAAGGGTTGGAGCGACGTCCTTCTAAACGTCCGATCGCAACTGGATTAATGTTATTAGGTTTGATCTCTGTTACATATTTAACATGGGAATCTGTTGTGACACACGATTGGGAAAAAGCGAAGACTCAAGGTAAGATCGTTGATGTAAGTTTTGATGAAAACGATCCTGGATACAAGATCTACCAAAAGCAGAGCTGTGTAGGCTGTCATGGTAACACGTTATCAGGTGGAGCATCAGGACCTTCATTGATCGGTACAGGATTAAAGCCTGAAGAAATCATGAAAATCGCAAAAGAAGGTAAGCCACCAGGCATGCCGCCGAATGCGTTTAAAGGTTCTGATGATGAGCTAAAACAATTAGCTGAATTCATCTCAAAACTAGAACAGAAGTAA